One region of bacterium genomic DNA includes:
- a CDS encoding IS4 family transposase — translation MSIVIEKEIAKVNFNDRRLSERYVKIIEQVQGSTDLSFPIIIPDNWSDLKALYRFFANKKVTHERILMPHKNSTVARCMEEEVVLFIQDTTYLNYSHHPSTEGLGSIGVKEKFIGMLVHNGYAVSGEDKKPLGLLHQKTIVRKSKAKRSKKDEKESIKWQEGLESSSKLLKGHKKVIQVCDREGDVYFFIKKIQELNQGFVIRCAWNRKTESGHIFEDIKKAKLYGYTNIKIERNGNRKERVAKASIRSCTLKILAPKSINRQGPELDINVVIVEELKTSNADNKIHWILLTNEKIESREDCLKIIKYYQSRWLIEEFHKGLKTGCRIEDRQLQTKEQLEKCLGMFSILCYNILLMRHEVRKGVAGKVILHPEQITYLRKKFPKEAKGKMTPQKVLRLVARKGGFIGRKSDGNPGWLTLMRGMYDLIVVYEAYIHLLKDMGKR, via the coding sequence ATGTCAATAGTAATAGAAAAAGAAATAGCAAAGGTTAATTTTAATGATAGACGATTATCTGAAAGATATGTTAAAATAATAGAGCAAGTACAGGGAAGTACAGATTTAAGTTTTCCCATAATAATACCAGATAATTGGTCTGATTTAAAAGCGTTATACAGGTTTTTTGCCAATAAAAAAGTAACCCATGAGAGAATACTTATGCCACATAAAAACAGTACAGTAGCAAGATGCATGGAAGAAGAGGTTGTTCTATTTATACAAGACACTACATATTTGAATTATTCACATCATCCATCTACTGAAGGTTTAGGTTCTATAGGAGTTAAAGAAAAGTTTATAGGAATGTTGGTGCATAATGGATATGCGGTAAGTGGTGAAGATAAAAAACCGTTAGGATTGCTACATCAAAAAACAATAGTAAGAAAGTCGAAAGCCAAGAGAAGTAAAAAAGACGAAAAAGAAAGCATAAAATGGCAAGAAGGATTAGAAAGCAGCAGTAAATTACTCAAGGGACATAAGAAGGTAATACAAGTATGCGACAGAGAAGGCGATGTGTACTTTTTTATTAAAAAGATACAGGAGTTAAATCAGGGATTTGTAATACGTTGTGCATGGAACAGAAAGACAGAATCGGGACATATATTTGAAGACATAAAAAAGGCGAAATTGTATGGTTATACAAACATAAAAATAGAACGTAATGGGAATAGAAAAGAAAGAGTTGCCAAGGCAAGCATAAGAAGTTGTACGCTGAAAATACTTGCACCAAAATCTATAAACAGACAAGGTCCTGAACTGGATATAAATGTAGTAATAGTAGAGGAACTCAAAACATCAAACGCAGATAACAAAATACATTGGATACTTCTAACAAACGAGAAAATAGAAAGTAGAGAAGATTGTTTAAAAATAATAAAGTATTATCAATCTCGATGGCTGATAGAGGAGTTTCATAAAGGATTAAAGACTGGCTGTAGAATAGAAGACCGACAGTTGCAAACTAAAGAACAGCTTGAAAAATGCTTAGGTATGTTTTCAATCTTATGTTACAATATTCTACTAATGCGACATGAAGTAAGAAAAGGGGTTGCAGGAAAGGTAATTCTACATCCAGAACAAATAACTTATTTAAGAAAGAAATTCCCTAAAGAAGCAAAGGGAAAAATGACACCTCAAAAAGTATTACGTCTAGTTGCTCGAAAAGGTGGATTTATAGGCAGAAAATCTGATGGCAACCCTGGATGGCTAACTTTAATGCGTGGAATGTATGATTTAATCGTTGTATATGAAGCATACATACACCTTTTAAAAGATATGGGTAAGAGATAG
- the amrA gene encoding AmmeMemoRadiSam system protein A has translation MLTENQKNSLLKIARDAIETNLAGKLFKAPESQDPLFKEKRGVFVTLKKNGKLRGCIGYIQPIKPLVDAVSDMAVQSATEDPRFSPVSSVELKSIVIEISVLTVPERINNAEQIVLGKDGVIVKKGYLQGVFLPQVAIETNWNLEEFMDNLCMYKAGLPKDAWKKPNTEIYTFQTEVFSEDDL, from the coding sequence ATGTTAACAGAAAATCAAAAAAATAGTCTTTTAAAAATTGCAAGAGATGCTATTGAAACCAATCTTGCAGGAAAATTGTTTAAAGCACCAGAAAGTCAAGACCCGCTCTTTAAGGAAAAAAGAGGTGTGTTTGTTACTCTTAAAAAGAATGGTAAATTGAGGGGTTGTATCGGATATATCCAACCTATTAAACCTCTTGTTGATGCTGTTAGTGATATGGCAGTTCAATCTGCAACAGAAGACCCTCGTTTTTCGCCTGTTTCTTCTGTTGAACTAAAAAGCATAGTAATCGAAATTTCTGTTCTAACAGTTCCTGAAAGAATTAATAATGCTGAACAAATTGTATTAGGAAAAGACGGTGTTATAGTTAAAAAAGGGTACTTGCAAGGAGTTTTTCTTCCGCAAGTTGCAATTGAGACCAATTGGAATTTAGAAGAGTTTATGGATAACCTATGTATGTATAAAGCAGGGCTACCAAAAGATGCCTGGAAAAAACCTAATACAGAGATTTATACCTTCCAAACAGAAGTGTTTTCTGAGGATGACCTTTGA
- a CDS encoding alcohol dehydrogenase catalytic domain-containing protein, protein MKAALLKGVENLVFCDFPTPVAKNKDIVVKVKACGVCGTDVKTYRQGHRFIKYPSILGHELSGEVVQLGKEVVSFKIGDRVQVAAAIPCGKCFYCYKDIQSMCENLTVVSCHYHGGFAEYILIPENFILNKCVNKIPENLSYQNAALAEPLACVINAQELSNIKQGESLLIIGAGPMGCFHAQLAYGKGVKKVIMCDTGEKRLESAKFTKSDRFINPSVEELEPVIREVCDGRLVDQIMVVSGSAALNVKFLKLISPRGTVNLFGGFKKEQLADDIDKIQYGECRLIGSYGSSPRHNSQAISVLSSGIIEGDKYITKTFSLSQVQEALEVTEERQGLKNMVLP, encoded by the coding sequence ATGAAAGCAGCATTATTAAAGGGTGTTGAGAACCTTGTTTTTTGTGATTTCCCCACCCCTGTTGCTAAAAACAAGGATATAGTAGTAAAAGTAAAAGCATGCGGAGTATGCGGTACAGATGTGAAAACTTATCGACAAGGCCATCGTTTCATAAAATATCCGTCTATTCTCGGGCACGAACTTTCTGGTGAAGTAGTTCAATTAGGTAAAGAGGTTGTGTCTTTTAAAATTGGAGATAGAGTACAGGTTGCAGCGGCTATACCTTGCGGAAAATGTTTTTACTGCTATAAAGATATCCAGTCTATGTGTGAAAACTTAACTGTTGTTAGTTGCCATTACCACGGTGGTTTTGCTGAATATATACTTATACCTGAAAACTTTATTTTAAACAAATGTGTGAACAAAATTCCCGAAAATCTTTCATACCAGAATGCAGCTCTTGCAGAACCTCTTGCATGCGTAATAAACGCTCAAGAGTTAAGTAATATTAAACAAGGAGAATCTCTTCTTATTATTGGAGCAGGTCCAATGGGTTGTTTTCATGCACAACTGGCTTATGGAAAGGGTGTAAAAAAAGTAATTATGTGTGATACAGGTGAAAAAAGGTTGGAGTCTGCTAAATTTACAAAATCTGATAGATTTATAAACCCTTCCGTTGAAGAACTCGAACCTGTAATAAGAGAAGTGTGTGACGGGCGGTTGGTTGACCAGATTATGGTGGTCTCTGGGTCTGCTGCTTTGAATGTTAAATTTCTGAAATTGATTTCTCCACGTGGAACAGTCAACCTTTTTGGTGGTTTTAAGAAAGAGCAACTGGCAGATGATATTGATAAGATACAGTATGGAGAGTGCAGGCTTATAGGGAGTTACGGTTCTTCACCAAGACATAACAGCCAAGCTATCTCTGTTTTAAGTTCGGGGATAATTGAGGGCGATAAGTATATAACAAAAACTTTTTCTTTATCACAGGTACAAGAAGCTTTGGAAGTAACAGAAGAACGACAAGGATTAAAGAATATGGTTCTTCCTTAA
- a CDS encoding neutral/alkaline non-lysosomal ceramidase N-terminal domain-containing protein produces the protein MIKAGFGTVDITPPLGSALQGYFGPRESELIHDPLFANSMVIDDGNQRICLISCDLISLNKEVSDKTRTLLKKRFSIPENNVIICGTHTHTGPVMRLSILPGWENAIAEEWMSMLPSYLCSATTHAINSLDTTKVVWMKGKEESISFNRRFLMKDGTFQTNPGRGNPDVVKPVGPIDPDVGIVAFGEDYLNIRGLVVNFALHLDTIGGNNISADFPGVLRQTVRKFIGEDTGIVYTSGAMGDVNHTNVKEKSKERKYFEFAQRIGTVLGAEVIKNIFKMENFKSEAKVNAGRTLVKLPLKKYNDESLEKARKSVLQGYGLHNLEYLSGLGILRAEQLGKDEVTTEIVALSIGEVAFVSIPGEYFVELGLHIKKNSPFPYTFIVELGLDNLGYIAHSQAYDQQGYEPVSSPVARGSGEILAEKAIQLLKSIR, from the coding sequence ATGATTAAAGCAGGGTTTGGGACTGTTGATATAACACCACCATTAGGTTCTGCGTTACAAGGTTATTTTGGTCCTCGTGAAAGTGAGCTTATACACGACCCTCTATTTGCAAACTCAATGGTAATTGATGATGGTAATCAAAGAATATGTTTAATTTCCTGTGACTTGATAAGTTTAAATAAGGAAGTATCTGATAAAACAAGAACTCTTTTGAAGAAACGGTTCTCTATACCAGAGAATAATGTAATCATTTGCGGTACCCACACCCACACAGGTCCTGTTATGAGATTATCTATTTTGCCCGGTTGGGAAAACGCTATAGCAGAAGAGTGGATGTCTATGCTTCCTTCATATTTATGTTCAGCTACGACACATGCTATCAATTCCCTTGATACAACAAAAGTTGTTTGGATGAAAGGCAAAGAGGAGAGTATTTCTTTCAATAGAAGGTTTTTAATGAAAGACGGGACTTTTCAAACAAACCCCGGTAGAGGTAATCCAGACGTAGTAAAACCGGTAGGTCCGATAGACCCTGATGTCGGAATAGTTGCTTTTGGTGAAGACTATTTAAATATTAGAGGACTTGTAGTCAATTTTGCTTTACATCTTGATACGATTGGTGGTAACAATATTTCAGCAGATTTTCCTGGTGTGCTGAGGCAAACTGTCAGAAAATTTATTGGCGAAGACACGGGAATTGTATATACCTCTGGAGCGATGGGAGATGTAAACCATACAAATGTTAAGGAGAAAAGTAAAGAACGTAAATATTTTGAATTTGCACAACGTATAGGAACAGTTCTTGGGGCTGAAGTAATAAAAAATATTTTTAAAATGGAGAATTTTAAAAGCGAAGCTAAAGTGAACGCTGGCAGAACGTTAGTGAAACTACCTTTGAAAAAATATAACGATGAATCTCTTGAAAAGGCAAGAAAAAGCGTGTTGCAAGGCTATGGACTGCATAATTTAGAATATTTATCAGGGTTAGGCATATTAAGAGCAGAACAATTAGGTAAAGATGAGGTCACAACAGAAATAGTGGCGTTAAGTATTGGAGAAGTTGCCTTTGTTAGTATACCAGGCGAATATTTTGTGGAACTTGGGCTACATATAAAAAAGAACTCTCCATTTCCTTACACTTTTATAGTGGAACTCGGGCTGGACAATTTAGGATATATTGCACACAGCCAAGCGTATGACCAACAAGGGTATGAACCTGTGAGTTCTCCCGTTGCTCGTGGAAGTGGGGAGATACTGGCAGAGAAAGCAATTCAACTACTTAAATCTATAAGATAG
- a CDS encoding AEC family transporter: MNTLYFTMMHQIISLFLLIALGFFLRRINVLPPTTARVLSILETHILLPALAFKNMSTNFHRELLENNLLMVLVGAGFLLIILLLGYLLTKSIGEKISIPKNILLYIFIFPNYGYFGYPVINAVFGEKMLFNTMIFAIPISVAIYSIGIYIINHLHQDESLSPEELQKLALEKTHNGKKIGLKRVANIFPPALVALVLGILWGVAEIPLPKTLNEDITLLANCMGPIAMLLTGFVLASYPLGKLFASVQAYIVSLIRLLIIPFLVGIIFWSLGLREHLMIPVIISAMPVGLNIIVFPESIGRDTSEYARICFASYILSIFTIPLVFMVLIALTRYNGIVGG; encoded by the coding sequence TTGAATACGTTATATTTCACTATGATGCACCAGATTATCTCTTTATTTCTGTTGATAGCTTTAGGTTTTTTTTTAAGGCGAATAAATGTTTTGCCACCCACCACTGCAAGAGTGCTTTCCATACTTGAAACTCATATTTTGCTCCCTGCTCTTGCGTTTAAAAATATGTCGACAAATTTCCATAGGGAGTTACTCGAAAATAACCTTTTAATGGTTCTTGTAGGGGCTGGGTTTCTACTTATTATTCTTTTACTGGGCTACTTGCTGACAAAAAGTATTGGGGAAAAAATTAGCATACCTAAAAATATACTTCTTTATATATTCATCTTTCCTAATTACGGATATTTTGGGTATCCGGTTATTAATGCTGTTTTCGGAGAAAAGATGCTCTTTAATACTATGATATTTGCTATTCCAATTAGTGTTGCTATCTACTCAATAGGGATTTATATAATTAATCACCTACACCAAGATGAAAGTTTATCACCAGAAGAACTACAAAAATTAGCTTTAGAAAAAACACATAATGGCAAAAAAATAGGTTTGAAAAGAGTTGCAAATATATTTCCACCTGCTCTTGTTGCTCTTGTTTTGGGTATATTGTGGGGTGTTGCTGAGATACCTTTACCAAAAACATTAAATGAGGATATTACATTACTTGCTAACTGTATGGGACCTATAGCTATGCTTCTTACAGGGTTTGTGCTTGCTTCTTATCCGTTAGGTAAACTTTTTGCTTCTGTACAAGCTTATATTGTTTCTTTGATTCGTTTGCTAATAATACCTTTTTTGGTAGGGATAATTTTTTGGTCATTAGGGTTAAGGGAACATCTTATGATTCCAGTTATTATATCCGCTATGCCTGTGGGATTAAATATTATAGTGTTCCCTGAGTCTATAGGTAGAGATACAAGCGAATATGCAAGAATTTGTTTTGCTTCGTATATACTTTCAATTTTTACTATACCGCTTGTTTTTATGGTTCTTATTGCTTTAACCAGATATAATGGAATTGTTGGAGGGTAA
- a CDS encoding carbon-nitrogen hydrolase family protein yields the protein MAKKVKISNLSIPLPPTNLTVNFQQVVENVINYLDSHLKAVLPDKPDLIVLPENCDRPQSLKQEEWLDFFCTRGEQVLNFFKEKAIENNSYIAYSSTIKDNEGFWRNATTIIDRTGEITGVYYKNHLTIGENAEHNIAYGTEAPLIKCDFGTVACAICFDLNFTKLLERYAIQRPDLIVFSSAYHGGLMQAYWAYTCRAYFVGALRGIPGSIVSPVGVTIATTSNYRFYVTKTVNLDCCVAHLDYNGRKFLAIKEKYGPKVDIFIPEYLGSALITSNLENITAKDIVKEFNIELLDDYFSRAIKHRHKKIK from the coding sequence ATGGCAAAAAAAGTAAAAATTAGCAATTTAAGTATTCCATTACCACCTACTAATCTTACTGTTAATTTTCAGCAAGTAGTGGAAAATGTAATAAATTATCTTGATTCTCACCTGAAGGCAGTTTTGCCTGACAAACCTGACTTAATTGTGTTGCCTGAAAACTGTGACCGTCCACAATCTTTGAAGCAAGAAGAGTGGTTAGATTTTTTTTGTACAAGAGGGGAACAGGTTCTTAATTTTTTTAAAGAGAAGGCAATAGAAAATAATTCTTACATAGCTTACTCGTCAACTATAAAGGATAATGAAGGGTTTTGGAGGAATGCTACAACCATTATAGATAGAACTGGAGAGATAACAGGGGTTTATTACAAAAACCATCTTACTATAGGCGAAAATGCAGAACACAATATAGCATACGGAACAGAAGCACCTCTTATAAAATGTGATTTCGGTACGGTCGCTTGCGCTATATGTTTTGATTTAAATTTTACAAAACTCCTTGAAAGATATGCAATTCAACGTCCAGACCTTATTGTTTTCTCTTCTGCATACCACGGTGGATTAATGCAAGCATACTGGGCATACACCTGCAGAGCATATTTTGTTGGAGCACTTAGAGGGATACCTGGGTCTATTGTTTCGCCAGTTGGGGTTACAATCGCTACAACATCGAATTACCGCTTTTATGTAACAAAAACGGTTAATCTTGACTGTTGTGTGGCTCATCTTGATTATAATGGTCGCAAGTTTCTTGCAATAAAAGAAAAATATGGTCCTAAAGTTGATATTTTTATACCAGAATATTTGGGGTCTGCACTTATTACCAGTAATTTAGAAAACATTACTGCAAAAGATATTGTGAAAGAGTTTAATATAGAATTGCTGGATGATTATTTTAGTAGAGCAATAAAACATAGACACAAAAAAATAAAGTAA